One Amaranthus tricolor cultivar Red isolate AtriRed21 chromosome 1, ASM2621246v1, whole genome shotgun sequence DNA window includes the following coding sequences:
- the LOC130812742 gene encoding protein NUCLEAR FUSION DEFECTIVE 4-like codes for MPQFELKAGSRPPWVGLAAAVWVEFAAGNSYTFPLFSPSLKSVLGFTQQQITILGVANDFGESVGILPGLACNKFPPWAVLAVGALGCFLGYGLLWLSISQTVLNLPYWLLWLALVIGANSSAWFGTAVLVTNMRNFPLSRGTVAGLLKGYVGLSAAIYTEVYGMVLHKSDTSLLLFLTVGLPIICLSMMYFVRPCTPAAGEDSSENKHFLFTQAASIILGIYLLTSTIIADKLSVQRAICYVFIVIMVIFMMAPLAIPIKMTLFPSSKKLSRPVDSSDQLVVDADESTQIEPLLPKSLSEYLGSFREDEDASEVDILLAVGEGAVPVKRKRRPHRGEDFKFKEVLIKADFWLLWLVYFLGVGSGVTVLNNLAQIGYAQAEQDTSILLSLFAFCNFLGRLGGGAVSEHFVRWKTLPRTIWMTVTQLFMVLAYFLYAYALRGTLEVATALLGICYGAQTAVMIPTASELFGLKHFGVIYNFIQLGNPIAALLLSGILAGSVYDAEAAKQGASTCIGASCFKLTFFVLAGLCGLGSLLSVILTIRIKPVYQMLYAGGSFRSPQGSHH; via the exons ATGCCTCAATTTGAATTGAAAGCAGGTAGTAGACCACCATGGGTAGGTTTAGCAGCTGCTGTTTGGGTTGAATTTGCTGCTGGAAATTCATATACTTTTCCCCTTTTCTCTCCTTCATTGAAATCTGTATTGGGTTTTACTCAACAGCAGATTACAATCCTTGGTGTGGCTAATGACTTTGGTGAAAGTGTGGGTATTTTGCCTGGCCTTGCTTGTAACAAGTTCCCACCTTGGGCTGTTCTTGCTGTTGGTGCTTTGGGTTGTTTCTTGGGTTATGGTCTTCTTTGGCTTTCTATTTCCCAGACTGTTCTTAACTTGCCTTATTGGTTG TTGTGGCTTGCGCTGGTTATCGGGGCTAATAGCAGTGCATGGTTTGGAACTGCTGTTCTCGTTACCAACATGAGAAACTTCCCTTTAAGTAGGGGGACTGTTGCTGGTCTTCTGAAGGGCTATGTTGGTCTTAGCGCTGCAATATATACAGAGGTATACGGTATGGTGCTTCATAAATCTGATACGTCACTCCTCCTATTTCTGACTGTCGGCCTCCCTATCATATGCCTTTCCATGATGTATTTCGTCAGACCATGTACTCCAGCAGCTGGGGAAGACTCTTCCGAAAACAAACATTTCCTGTTTACCCAAGCGGCTAGTATCATTCTAGGAATTTATCTCCTCACAAGCACCATTATTGCCGATAAACTTTCCGTCCAGAGAGCCATTTGCTATGTATTTATTGTTATAATGGTTATTTTCATGATGGCTCCCCTTGCAATCCCTATCAAAATGACGTTATTCCCTTCCAGCAAAAAACTTTCTCGACCGGTTGATTCTTCAGATCAGCTGGTCGTAGATGCAGACGAGTCGACTCAAATAGAACCTTTGTTGCCCAAATCTTTGTCCGAGTATCTTGGGAGTTTTCGAGAAGATGAAGATGCTTCTGAAGTGGACATCCTTTTGGCAGTTGGAGAGGGTGCCGTGCCTGTCAAACGGAAAAGGAGACCGCATAGAGGAGAGGACTTTAAGTTTAAGGAAGTATTAATCAAGGCTGATTTCTGGCTTTTGTGGTTGGTGTACTTTCTAGGGGTGGGTTCTGGTGTAACTGTTCTGAACAACTTGGCACAGATTGGTTATGCACAAGCAGAGCAAGATACTAGCATACTGTTGTCCCTATTTGCTTTCTGCAATTTCCTAGGTCGCTTGGGTGGAGGTGCTGTTTCGGAACATTTTGTAAG ATGGAAGACACTTCCTCGTACGATATGGATGACAGTAACTCAACTATTTATGGTCCTAGCCTACTTTTTGTATGCATATGCTCTCCGTGGTACCCTTGAAGTAGCCACCGCATTGCTCGGGATCTGCTACGGAGCTCAGACTGCAGTAATGATTCCAACCGCCTCTGAGCTATTTGGGCTTAAACATTTCGGTGTTATTTACAATTTCATACAGTTAGGCAATCCCATTGCCGCTCTTCTTTTATCAGGAATACTTGCTGGTTCTGTATATGATGCTGAAGCTGCCAAACAAGGTGCCTCAACTTGCATCGGTGCTTCTTGTTTTAAGCTTACGTTCTTTGTTCTTGCTGGACTTTGCGGGTTGGGATCCTTATTATCCGTAATTCTAACTATAAGAATCAAACCCGTATACCAAATGCTCTATGCCGGAGGTTCTTTCCGTTCACCTCAAGGATCACATCACTGA
- the LOC130812752 gene encoding glycine-rich RNA-binding protein 4, mitochondrial-like, with protein sequence MNSLKIIARTTVAAVHYPAFKIKPYCSVSSTGSGPANNKLFVAGLSWSVDERSLLDAFSNFGEVTEVRIMYDKVTGRSRGFGFVNFAKDEEAISAKDAMDGKAFLGRPMRISFALEKVRGAPIVVPRIRNIEAASRDEK encoded by the coding sequence ATGAACTCTTTAAAGATAATTGCAAGAACAACAGTGGCAGCTGTTCATTATCCTGCCTTCAAGATTAAGCCTTATTGTTCGGTGTCATCGACTGGTTCAGGTCCAGCCAACAATAAGCTGTTTGTAGCCGGATTGTCATGGTCAGTTGATGAGAGGTCTTTGTTGGATGCTTTTTCCAATTTCGGAGAGGTGACAGAAGTTAGGATAATGTATGATAAGGTTACCGGAAGGTCTAGAGGTTTTGGATTTGTTAACTTTGCGAAAGATGAGGAGGCTATATCTGCTAAAGATGCTATGGATGGTAAAGCGTTTTTAGGTCGTCCAATGAGGATTAGTTTTGCTCTTGAAAAGGTTAGAGGAGCCCCAATTGTTGTACCTCGTATTCGTAACATTGAAGCGGCCTCTAGAGACGAGAAATGA
- the LOC130812766 gene encoding uncharacterized protein LOC130812766, translated as MGNKPAKQKQERDELLLKNPPPIDPVFGRWLARDIQSVEGYALKNLKKLTPPDHYIEFMRLYGWLDLDLDDPDLAHLFK; from the coding sequence ATGGGAAACAAACCTGCCAAACAGAAACAAGAGAGGGATGAACTTCTTTTGAAGAATCCGCCACCTATCGACCCTGTTTTTGGCCGTTGGCTTGCTCGTGATATTCAGAGTGTAGAGGGTTACgctttaaaaaatttgaaaaagttgaCACCACCAGATCATTACATCGAGTTCATGCGATTGTATGGATGGTTGGACCTGGATTTAGACGACCCGGATTTGGCTCATTTGTTCAAGTGA